The following are encoded together in the Anabrus simplex isolate iqAnaSimp1 chromosome 5, ASM4041472v1, whole genome shotgun sequence genome:
- the dimm gene encoding protein dimmed, which yields MRSERTDEPEACWETRRGRSCRRLRQDLDLTDSSSVSDDTATSRRLQPSPGSGAARRRKPVLNARERNLRRLESNERERMRMHSLNDAFQSLREVIPHVKKERRLSKIETLTLAKNYVIALTNVICEMRGEASPYAATLPPPGESTRSEASPAAVAPDSSSLPPVPFELDKSFYEDGFRP from the exons ATGCGGTCCGAACGTACGGACGAGCCAGAGGCATGCTGGGAAACTCGACGAGGGCGCTCCTGTCGGCGGTTACGTCAGGACCTCGATCTCACCGACTCTTCCTCG GTCAGTGACGACACCGCCACTTCCCGTCGTCTCCAACCCAGTCCCGGGAGTGGCGCTGCTCGCCGCCGCAAGCCTGTGTTGAATGCGCGGGAAAGGAACCTCCGCCGTCTGGAGAGCAACGAGCGAGAGCGCATGCGCATGCACAGCCTCAACGATGCCTTTCAG TCCCTCCGAGAGGTGATACCTCACGTCAAGAAGGAGCGCCGCCTCTCTAAGATAGAGACCCTCACCCTCGCCAAGAACTATGTGATAGCTCTGACGAACGTCATCTGTGAGATGCGGGGAGAGGCGTCTCCTTACGCCGCGACGCTACCTCCGCCGGGAGAGTCCACAAGGAGTGAAGCATCGCCTGCCGCCGTAGCGCCAGACTCCTCTAGCCTGCCCCCAGTGCCCTTCGAGCTGGACAAGAGCTTCTACGAGGACGGCTTCCGTCCTTAG